In Thermoanaerobaculia bacterium, the sequence TTTCCGACCGCATTCAACGAGGACATCGATCGGGAGACCGACCGGCTCTGGGACTGGAAGCATTCCGAACTCGTCTTTTCGGCCGCGAATTTCCTGCGTCACCTCCATCTCCGAAGACACGGGCTGACCGTCCACCATCGACCGCTCCCCCCCGCCCCCGAAGGGTGGTACGACGAGCCGAACAACTTCGACGTCATACGGGGAAGCACGGTGCGCGGGAACGGGTGGGCCGCCTCGGCGGACGGCATCGCCCGTGTGGCCGTCTTCCTCGACGGCCGGGACGTCGGCTCCGCGTCCTACGGAAGCTTCCGCCCCGACGTTCCCCGCGTCAAACCGTACGTGTCGTGCGGGCAGTTCTGCGGGTACCGGTTCCGGATCGACGGCGTCTCCCCGGGGCGGCACACGATCGAGACGCGCTACATGGGCCACGAGGGCGGCACCGCGGCGCCTCCGAAGGTTTCGATCTGGGTTCGGAAGTGAGCGTTTAGGCTCCTATCTCCGGAACTTCGTCCGGAACGCGTTGACGATCGTCTGGGCCTGGTTCAGCCGCTGGAGCTTGCGGTTCTTGCGCTGGAGCGCGTCCATGTCGTCGGGCGCCGGCATGACTCCCCGGATCTCCCGCATCAGCTTGTCCACCTCGGCGAGGAACGACTGGAGCTCGGGCGGCTGGAACTTCTTGAACGTGTGCTCGGAAACGATGATGTACCCCTCCGCGACGTCCTTGGCCATCGACATCGCGGACCCGCCGATGAAAACGCTCACGGGCGGATGATAGCTTCTCCAACGACACGAAAGGAATCGCGATGAGGACTCCGATGCTCGCGGCGTTGGCCGCCGCCTTCGCCGCCGCGTGCACCGCGGTCGCGCCCGCGACGCCCGCCTCGACGCGCCCCGGGCCGCGCCCCGGAGGCGCCGTTCTCCTCCACGACGGCTGGACGATCCGGCCCCTCGGGCGCTCGGTCGACGTCGGGACGTTTCCGATGGCGGTCGTCCCCCTCCCGGGCCATCGGGCCGCCGTGCTGCTGTGCGGGTTCGCGGAGGAAGGGATCGACGTCGTAGACGTGGCCGCCGGAACCCGAACGCGTCTCCGGATGCCGAAGGCCTGGCTCGGACTCGCCGCGTCCGCCGACGGCAAGACGCTCTACGCTTCCGGAGGCGCGGACAACGTCGTGCGCGTCTTCGAGGAAGGATCCGGGGAGTGGAAGGAGGCGGAGCCGTTCCGTCTCGGCCGGCCCGGCGAGCCGATCTTCGCCGCCGGGATCGCCGTCGACGAGGCCCGTGGACGCCTCTATGCCGCGGAGAACCTGGCCAACCGGATCGCCGCGTTCGACCTGGACTCGCGGAGGCTCCTCGCCGAGTATCCCGCGGGATCGGCGCCGTACGAGATCCGCGTCGACGCCGCCGGCGCGCGCGCCTTCGTGTCGAACTGGGGGGATGGGACCGTCTCGGCGATCACGCTCGACGGCTCGGCCGCGACTCGGACGTGGGCCGCCGGATCGCATCCGACCGCCCTCCTTCTCGACGGCAACCGCGTGCTCGTCGCCTGCTCCGCCGACGACCGGGTGACGGCCCTCGACGCGGTGAACGGCCGCGTCCTCTGGAACGCGTCGGTGACGCTGCGCCCCGGCGGACTCGAAGGCACGACGCCGACCTCGCTCGCGCGCGCCCCGGACGGGCGCATCCTCATCGCGAACTCGGACAACAACGACCTCGCCGTGATCGACGCCCGGGGCGAACGGCCGCGCGTCGACGGCTTCCTCCCGGTCGGCCGGTACCCGACGGCGGTCGCGGTCGACGGCGGGACGATCCTCGTCGCCGACGGCAAGGGCTCCGTCACGCGAGCGGCGGCCGACGGACCGCAGCCCACCGATCGGATCCCGGGCTCGCGCACGCCCCGATACGTCCTCGCGCGGCAGACCGGAGACCTGCGGATCATTCCCGCCTCGGAGCTCCGGCGCCTGCCGCAGCACACGGCATCCGTCCTTTCCGGCGTGCCGACTCCACCCGTCGAAAAAATCAGGCCGGCTTTCGCGAAGATCCGGCACGTGATCTACGTCATCCGCGAGAATCGCACGTACGACCAGGTCTTCGGGGACCTCCGGCGCGGAAACGGCGACCCTTCGCTCGTGCTCTTCGGGGAAGAAGTCACGCCCAACGCCCACGCCCTCGCGAGGTCCTTCACGCTGCTGGACAATTTCTACTGCAATGCCGAAGTTTCCGCCGACGGCCACAACTGGTCGGCAGCGGCGTTCGCCAACGACTACGTGGAGAAGACCTACCCGCAGCAGTACAGCCGCCGGCGGGGAGACTACGACTTCGACGGGGGGAATCCGCTCGCGCGGCCCCGGGGCGGGTATCTCTGGGACGCCGCCGAGAAGGCCGGAGTGTCTTTCCGCTCGTACGGCTGGTTCCTCGACCTCGGGGCGAAAGCGCCGACGGCCTCGGTCGGCGGCGTCGCGGGACGGTTCGACGCGGCGTACCGCGGATGGGACCTCTCCTACAGCGACCTCGACCGGATGGACGAATGGCTGCGGGAGTTTCGTGAATTCGAGAAGACGGGGGAGCTGCCCCGCCTCCAGATCGTCTATCTGCCGAACGACCACACGTCCGGCACCACTCCGGGAGCGAGGGAGCCGAAGGCGATGGCCGCGGAAAACGACCTGGCCCTGGGCCGGCTCGTCGACGCCGTCACCCACAGCCGGTACTTCTCCGACACCGCGATCTTCGTGATCGAGGACGACGCCCAGAACGGTCCGGACCACGTCGACTGCCATCGATCGCCGATTCTCGTCGTGTCCCCCTTCACTCCCCGGGGTCGCGTCGATTCGAGGCAATACTCGACCGCCGGGGTCCTCCGGACGATCGAGACGATCCTCTCTCTGTCGCCGATGTCGCAGTACGACGAGGCCGCCGCCCCGCTCGCCTTCGAGTTCTCGGGTCCGTTCGACGCGACGCCCTTCACGGCGCTTCCCGCGAGGGTGCCGCTCGACCGGCGCAACCCGGGCAAGCCGCGTTCCGGCGATTCGGCGCGTCTCGACTTCAGCCGTCCCGATGCCGTTCCCGAAGGGATCCTCAACGATCTCCTCTACCAGGCCGTCCAGGGTCGTCCGAGCCCCGGGATAACCGTGCGCCTCGGCTCCGAGCCCCCTCGGAACGACCCGGACTACGACGACGGGGACTGAGATTCGGGCCAAGCCTCCCCCTCTCCATCTGGAGAGGGGTGGCCGTGAGGCCGGGGTGAGGTTAAACTTCCGGCCATCGATTTCGTAGAACCCTCTGGAGGATAAAGGCATGTTCACCTGCGGTGTGGTCGTCCTGGGCGCGATCGTCGTCCTCCTCTTCTGGGTGATCGCGCGGTACAACGGCCTCGTCACGCTCCGAAATCAGGTCGCCAATGCCTGGAAGCAGATCGACGTCCAGTTGAAGCGCCGGTACGACCTGATTCCGAACCTCGTCTCGGCCGTCAAGGGAGAGATGAAGTTCGAGCAGGACACCCTCGAAAAGGTGATCCAGGCGCGCAACCAGGCGGTCGCGACGGCGCAGAACCCATCGGCCGGCATCGCCGCCCAGGCGCAGTCGGAGAACGCCCTGACGGCGACGCTCTCGCGGTTCATCGGCCTCGTCGAGAACTATCCCAACTTGAAGGCCAACGAGCAGGTTCGGGCGCTGATGGAGGAGCTGACCTCGACGGAAAACAAGATCGGCTTCGCGCGGCAGTTCTACAACGATCTCGCGACGAGCTACAACATCGCGCAGCAGGTCTTCCCGGCGAGCTTCATCGCGTCCACGTTCCACTTCACCCCGGTCGAGCTCTTCCAGATCCCCGAGGGGGAAACCGCCCAGCGGGAAGTCCCGAAAGTCGACCTGAACCTGGGGTCGTAGGGGTGCCCACGATCGATGGGACTGCCGCGGTCGAGCGCGAATCGCCGTTGCTCTGCGACCCACGGCGAATTCTCGCGAGTGAACACGGCTTCCCGAGCAAATCCGCTCGTCGAACCGGCGCCGGCCTGCCGCGCTCGAAGAGGGCGCGGTTCTCGCGCCGAGTTAAGCGGCGCGGAACGCGACCGCTTCAACTCGGCGCCGCCGTCCTCGATGCATCGCCGCGCGAGCACCGATGAAGACCCTTTACGAACGGCAGAAGGACAACCGGTCGAGGACCTTCGTCCTGATCGGGTTCTTCATCGTCTTTCTCGGGTTCCTCGGAGCCGGGCTCGACTTCGCCTTCGTCGGCCGGCAGATCGGATGGCCCGTCGCCACGGTGGGCGCGATCGCGCTCGGCTCGTTCTCGGCGTACTGGAGCCTGCACGGCGGCGACCGCGCGATCCTCGCCTCCACGAACGCCCGCCCGGTCGACCCGGCCAACCCCCGCGAGCGGGTCCTCGACGACGTGCTGGAAGAGATGGCGATCGCCTCCGGGATGCCGAAGCCGAAAGGCTGGGTGATTCCCGACCCGGATCCGAACGCCTTCGCGACCGGCGCCGACCCGGCGCACGCGTCGATCGCCGTCACCGAGGGGCTGCTCGCGATCATGAACCGCGAGGAGCTCCAGGGCGTCGTCTCCCACGAGATGTCGCACGTGAAGGATTACGACACCCGGTACATGACCGTCCTCGCCGCGCTCGCGGGCGCCGTCCTGCTGCTGGCCGCCTGGAGCCGCAACGCGATGTGGTGGAGCGGCGGACGCCGCCGCAACGACCGCGACGGCGGAGGCGGGGTCCTCGTTCTCGCCGTCTGGGTCGTCGCCGCGATTCTCGCACCGATCGTCGCGCAGATCGTCACGCTCGCCGTCTCGCGGCAGCGCGAATACCTGGCGGACGCGACGGGCGCCGAGCTCACGCGCAATCCCCTCGCTCTCGCCTCGGCGCTCGAGAAGATCGGGAGCGCGGCCGCTCCGACGCAGACGATCACCGAGGGCGTGGGCCACCTGTGCATCGAAGATCCCCGCGGCAGCTCGCTTTCCGCCCAGGACACGTTCGCGAGCTGGTTTTCGAGCCACCCGCCGATCGGCAGGCGGATCGCGATTCTTCGGGAGATGGCGCATCAAGTCCGCGCGTAACCGCGCGGACCTGATGAAACCTCACCCCGGACCTCCCGGTCCGTAAACCTCACCCCCTGACCCCCTCTCCAGGTGGAGAGGGGGAAAAGGAGTCGGCGCGGCCTCTTAAGCTCGACTACCCGCCCCTCTCCACCTGGAGAGGGGCAGCCGCGCGAGCGGCGGGGTGAGGTTTCGTCTCGACGGGGCGAGTCAGGCGCGCTCCCCCCGCATACCGCGGTCGAGATGCTCCATCAGCACATCCGCCCCTTCCAGGCCGACCGACAGCCGGACGAGCCCCGGAGAGATGCCCCGCGTCATCCGGTCCTCTTCCGGAACCACGGCGTGAGTCATCGATGCGGGATGCTGGATGTAGCTGATCGCGGATCCCAGCGAAACCGCGAGCTCCATCGGAGTGTCCTTGCGCGCGAAATAGTTCATGAGCGACTCGCCCGCGGGGAATCCGCCCGCGAGCACGAAGGCGATCATCGCTCCGCCGTTGCGCATCTGCTTTCGGACGACGCCGGCATTGGGAAAATCGTCGAACCCCGGATAGTGCACCTTGCGGACGTTCGGATGCCCCCGGAGGAACGAGGCGATCGCCGCGGCGGACTCGCAGGCCGCCTGCTCCCGGATCGCCAGGCTCTGGAGCGTCATTCCGTTCAGCCACGAGTCGAAGGGAGAGGGGGTCGACCCGAGATCCTTGTACCAGGGGAACAGCACTTCCTTGAGGAAGCGGAACGGCCCGAGCAGCGCGCCGCCGATCGACGACGAGTGGCCGTTGACGTACTTCGTCAGAGAGTGGACGATGAAATCGGCGCCGAGCCGGAACGGCTGCTGCAGATACGGTGAGCAGAACGTGTTGTCGACGATCAGGGCCACGCCACGGCGGTCCGTCATTCGGGAGATCGCCTCGATGTCGGCGACCGCGAGCGTCGGGTTCTCGGGCGTCTCGAGGA encodes:
- a CDS encoding PLP-dependent transferase, with product MTVREPFFGWEWWQDRKERWVRDPSPQLPEGLFRAIAAGRGLPPIYQRSTFAFENVRDGADRFLGMAKGGERPFARIYTRLGNPTTEYLERQLFRLEAHHVIEKALAVDEREPTIGCLIASSGMGAISTLLLALLRSGDAVLAGNIYGCTDSLLRGLGKYGVGYESVEMANLGAVEARLDANPRIRAIFLETPENPTLAVADIEAISRMTDRRGVALIVDNTFCSPYLQQPFRLGADFIVHSLTKYVNGHSSSIGGALLGPFRFLKEVLFPWYKDLGSTPSPFDSWLNGMTLQSLAIREQAACESAAAIASFLRGHPNVRKVHYPGFDDFPNAGVVRKQMRNGGAMIAFVLAGGFPAGESLMNYFARKDTPMELAVSLGSAISYIQHPASMTHAVVPEEDRMTRGISPGLVRLSVGLEGADVLMEHLDRGMRGERA
- a CDS encoding bifunctional YncE family protein/alkaline phosphatase family protein, which translates into the protein MRTPMLAALAAAFAAACTAVAPATPASTRPGPRPGGAVLLHDGWTIRPLGRSVDVGTFPMAVVPLPGHRAAVLLCGFAEEGIDVVDVAAGTRTRLRMPKAWLGLAASADGKTLYASGGADNVVRVFEEGSGEWKEAEPFRLGRPGEPIFAAGIAVDEARGRLYAAENLANRIAAFDLDSRRLLAEYPAGSAPYEIRVDAAGARAFVSNWGDGTVSAITLDGSAATRTWAAGSHPTALLLDGNRVLVACSADDRVTALDAVNGRVLWNASVTLRPGGLEGTTPTSLARAPDGRILIANSDNNDLAVIDARGERPRVDGFLPVGRYPTAVAVDGGTILVADGKGSVTRAAADGPQPTDRIPGSRTPRYVLARQTGDLRIIPASELRRLPQHTASVLSGVPTPPVEKIRPAFAKIRHVIYVIRENRTYDQVFGDLRRGNGDPSLVLFGEEVTPNAHALARSFTLLDNFYCNAEVSADGHNWSAAAFANDYVEKTYPQQYSRRRGDYDFDGGNPLARPRGGYLWDAAEKAGVSFRSYGWFLDLGAKAPTASVGGVAGRFDAAYRGWDLSYSDLDRMDEWLREFREFEKTGELPRLQIVYLPNDHTSGTTPGAREPKAMAAENDLALGRLVDAVTHSRYFSDTAIFVIEDDAQNGPDHVDCHRSPILVVSPFTPRGRVDSRQYSTAGVLRTIETILSLSPMSQYDEAAAPLAFEFSGPFDATPFTALPARVPLDRRNPGKPRSGDSARLDFSRPDAVPEGILNDLLYQAVQGRPSPGITVRLGSEPPRNDPDYDDGD
- a CDS encoding LemA family protein; translated protein: MFTCGVVVLGAIVVLLFWVIARYNGLVTLRNQVANAWKQIDVQLKRRYDLIPNLVSAVKGEMKFEQDTLEKVIQARNQAVATAQNPSAGIAAQAQSENALTATLSRFIGLVENYPNLKANEQVRALMEELTSTENKIGFARQFYNDLATSYNIAQQVFPASFIASTFHFTPVELFQIPEGETAQREVPKVDLNLGS
- a CDS encoding M48 family metalloprotease, producing MKTLYERQKDNRSRTFVLIGFFIVFLGFLGAGLDFAFVGRQIGWPVATVGAIALGSFSAYWSLHGGDRAILASTNARPVDPANPRERVLDDVLEEMAIASGMPKPKGWVIPDPDPNAFATGADPAHASIAVTEGLLAIMNREELQGVVSHEMSHVKDYDTRYMTVLAALAGAVLLLAAWSRNAMWWSGGRRRNDRDGGGGVLVLAVWVVAAILAPIVAQIVTLAVSRQREYLADATGAELTRNPLALASALEKIGSAAAPTQTITEGVGHLCIEDPRGSSLSAQDTFASWFSSHPPIGRRIAILREMAHQVRA